The Streptococcus gwangjuense nucleotide sequence ACGAGTTGTTGCTGCTGCAGTGAAGGATGCTTGGAATTCTTCAAATGAACCAAATGTTGCATCGATTGCTGCTGCAAGTTCTGCAGAAGGAGCTGTTTTCTCAGGAGTCATCAATTCCCAGAAAAGAGCGTGGTTCAAGTGTCCACCACCGTTGTTGATAAGCGCTTGACGGATATCAGCTGGGATAGATTCTACATCAGCAAGCAAGGCTTCAAGATCTTCACCAATTTCAGGGTGTTTTTCAAGAGCTGCATTAGCATTGTTGACATAAGTTTGATGGTGTTTGTCATGGTGCAAGTGCATTGTTTCCGCATCGATGTATGGTTCCAAAGCGTCGTATGCATATGGAAGATCTGGTAAGATAATAGCCATCTGTAATACCTCTTTTTCTTTCTATATGAAAATGATAACGCAAACATTCACTTTTTTCAAGTTTTTTGCTTATAGATAAGGAAATCACTGAAATACTTTCTAATAATACTCTTTGAAAATCTCTTCAAACCGCGTCAACGTCGCCTTGGATTATATATGTGACTGACTTTGTCAGTCTTATCTACAACCTCAAAGCAGTGCTTTGAGCAGCCTGCAGCTAGTTTCCTAGTTTGCTCTTTGATTTTCATTGAGTATAAAATAAGCAAATCAGCAAGAAACCCACGACAAGATAATATTGACGCGGGTTGTAGTTTCAAAAATAGTATCAATTTACCTGAC carries:
- the sodA gene encoding superoxide dismutase SodA translates to MAIILPDLPYAYDALEPYIDAETMHLHHDKHHQTYVNNANAALEKHPEIGEDLEALLADVESIPADIRQALINNGGGHLNHALFWELMTPEKTAPSAELAAAIDATFGSFEEFQASFTAAATTRFGSGWAWLVVNKEGKLEVTSTANQDTPISEGKKPILGLDVWEHAYYVKYRNVRPDYIKAFFSVINWNKVDELYAAAK